ACCATCACCTTTTTAGCCCCCATTCGTTTGGCGAGCATCGCCGACATAATATTGGCTTCATCATCGTTGGTGACTGCGATGAATAGATCGACTTGATCGATATGTTCTTCCGCCAACAATTCCTGATCCGACGCATCGCCAAAGAAGACGATCGTATTCTGTAGTTTCTCGGCAAGCTCGGCTGCACGTTGCTGATTACGTTCAATCAACTTCACGCTGTAATCTTTTTCCAGACGGCGCGCAAGTCCTGCGCCGATATTACCGCCACCAACCAGCATGATGCGCTTGTAGGGTTTTTCCAGGCGTTGCAATTCACTCATCACCGCACGAATGTGCTGAGACGCAGCGATAAAGAAGACTTCGTCACCCGCTTCGACAATCGTGGATCCTTGCGGACGAATCGGTCTGTCATGACGAAAAATTGCCGCAACACGGGTATCAATATGCGGCATATGTTCGCGCATTGTGGATAACGCGTTTCCAATCAGTGGGCCGCCATAATACGCTTTTACCACTGCCAGGCTGACTTTGCCTTCCGCGAAATTGACCACTTGTAATGCGCCAGGATATTCAATCAATCGATAGATATTATCAATGACTAATTGTTCTGGAGCGATGAGATGATCGATAGGAACCGCTTCGGAATGGAACAGCTTATCCGCATCGCGGACATAATCTGGCGAGCGAATTCGTGCAATACGATTCGGAGTGTTGAAGAGAGAATAGGCGACCTGACAGGCGACCATATTGGTTTCATCGGAACTGGTAACGGCGACGAGCATGTCTGCATCATCAGCTCCCGCTTCACGCAGCACACGAGGATGGGAACCGTGTCCTTGCACAACGCGAAGATCGAATTTGTCCTGCAAAGTACGCAAGCGCTCACCGTTGGTATCGACCACCGTGATATCGTTGTTCTCTCCGACCAGGTTTTCAGCCAGCGTACCGCCAACCTGCCCTGCGCCCAGAATGATAA
This Citrobacter enshiensis DNA region includes the following protein-coding sequences:
- the trkA gene encoding Trk system potassium transporter TrkA, which encodes MKIIILGAGQVGGTLAENLVGENNDITVVDTNGERLRTLQDKFDLRVVQGHGSHPRVLREAGADDADMLVAVTSSDETNMVACQVAYSLFNTPNRIARIRSPDYVRDADKLFHSEAVPIDHLIAPEQLVIDNIYRLIEYPGALQVVNFAEGKVSLAVVKAYYGGPLIGNALSTMREHMPHIDTRVAAIFRHDRPIRPQGSTIVEAGDEVFFIAASQHIRAVMSELQRLEKPYKRIMLVGGGNIGAGLARRLEKDYSVKLIERNQQRAAELAEKLQNTIVFFGDASDQELLAEEHIDQVDLFIAVTNDDEANIMSAMLAKRMGAKKVMVLIQRRAYVDLVQGSVIDIAISPQQATISALLSHVRKADIVGVSSLRRGVAEAIEAVAHGDETTSRVVGRVIDEIKLPPGTIIGAVVRGNDVMIANDNLRIEQGDHVIMFLTDKKFITDVERLFQPSPFFL